The following are encoded together in the Candidatus Eisenbacteria bacterium genome:
- a CDS encoding site-specific DNA-methyltransferase encodes MAITKRNEAYFETRLGRIYCVDSLEFMRTEIGDASVDLIMTSPPFGLVRKKAYGNVDAESYGTWFHPFGLEFHRILKPNGSLVIDIGGAWNKGQPTRSLYHFELLIMLCKDLGFHLAQEIFWWNPSKLPTPAEWVTVRRVRVKDAVNCVWWLSKTPWPKASNRRVLLPYSDSMKNLLKNGYKAKKRPSGHDISTKFNINNKASIPPNLLAVPNTESNSHYLRYCKEKGLPQHPARFPGDVPEFFIRMLTDPGEIVFDPFAGSCVTGEVAERLKRKWICCDSVEEYLAGALARFENGDPTLFPEMPQNRHVREICYKIFHPSAMWDRLEYDPLPVHGGRTRKLGSKVRHPDSESKSKPTFVRERVAKPRGKAHSRANAGTKSSTKFKKRSTRKRA; translated from the coding sequence ATGGCGATAACCAAGAGAAACGAAGCTTACTTTGAAACCAGACTTGGTCGAATTTACTGCGTCGATTCTCTGGAGTTCATGCGCACAGAAATTGGCGATGCCTCGGTCGATCTCATCATGACGAGTCCCCCGTTTGGGCTCGTGCGCAAAAAGGCCTACGGCAATGTGGACGCCGAGAGCTATGGGACTTGGTTCCACCCTTTTGGACTCGAATTCCACCGTATCCTGAAGCCTAATGGCTCACTTGTGATAGACATCGGAGGCGCTTGGAATAAAGGGCAACCCACGCGGAGTCTCTACCACTTCGAACTGCTGATCATGCTGTGCAAAGACCTGGGCTTCCATTTGGCGCAGGAAATTTTCTGGTGGAACCCCTCAAAGCTTCCAACTCCTGCCGAGTGGGTTACGGTTCGCAGAGTCCGCGTGAAGGATGCTGTGAACTGCGTCTGGTGGCTGTCGAAAACGCCTTGGCCGAAAGCAAGCAATCGCCGTGTGCTCCTTCCCTACAGCGACTCAATGAAGAACCTACTCAAGAATGGATACAAGGCGAAGAAACGACCGAGCGGCCACGACATCAGTACCAAGTTCAATATCAATAACAAGGCATCAATCCCACCCAATCTCCTGGCCGTCCCGAACACGGAAAGCAACTCCCATTACCTGCGGTATTGCAAGGAGAAGGGACTTCCTCAGCATCCGGCCCGTTTTCCGGGCGACGTGCCGGAGTTCTTCATCCGCATGCTCACCGATCCCGGAGAGATAGTCTTCGATCCCTTTGCAGGGAGTTGCGTTACTGGCGAAGTAGCCGAACGGCTGAAGCGGAAATGGATCTGTTGCGACAGTGTCGAAGAATACCTCGCCGGAGCATTAGCCCGTTTCGAAAACGGGGACCCGACCCTTTTTCCTGAGATGCCTCAGAACAGACACGTCAGAGAGATTTGCTATAAAATATTCCATCCTTCAGCCATGTGGGACCGGCTGGAATATGATCCACTGCCGGTACACGGTGGGCGGACGCGAAAGCTCGGGTCGAAAGTCAGACACCCCGACTCGGAGAGCAAGAGCAAACCCACGTTTGTCCGAGAGCGGGTTGCGAAGCCTAGGGGGAAAGCTCATTCGAGGGCGAATGCCGGAACGAAATCATCAACCAAATTCAAGAAGCGAAGTACAAGAAAGAGAGCCTGA
- a CDS encoding HNH endonuclease, producing METETCGIEVWIYVWTLTHGGRPSLPDEYRIQMTTVSSPLPLNPRGPTLLLGYEPNLKMFTGFDLTRHRTFTAGSPSVQISIKSIYRALEDGLAFDRKSNQEIAVAIRPDQMLNYMANAEDLHRLGKNAAMYSLLSRASALERITTEEIKKLTPKRRRILATVNRWARSACFRQQVLSAYGNRCSVTRMQLRLVDAAHIMPVEVEGTADEVRNGIALSPTYHRAFDGGLIYLDDQYVMRINSERELQLVTLDLSGGVDDFRHYLDKRIHLPPDRRQWPDINMIRKANKYRRICR from the coding sequence GTGGAAACTGAAACTTGTGGAATAGAAGTGTGGATCTATGTCTGGACACTCACTCACGGCGGCAGGCCCAGTCTTCCCGATGAATACCGAATCCAGATGACGACCGTCTCCTCGCCCCTGCCATTGAATCCCAGAGGTCCTACCTTGCTTCTCGGATATGAACCGAACTTGAAAATGTTCACGGGTTTTGATCTGACCCGTCACCGTACATTCACTGCCGGTTCACCGTCTGTTCAGATCAGCATCAAATCCATTTACAGGGCTCTCGAGGACGGTCTCGCGTTTGATAGAAAGAGCAACCAAGAGATTGCTGTCGCGATCCGTCCAGATCAGATGCTTAACTACATGGCTAATGCCGAAGACCTTCACCGCTTGGGCAAGAACGCTGCAATGTACAGCCTGTTGTCTAGGGCGTCGGCGCTTGAGAGAATCACAACCGAAGAGATCAAGAAACTTACGCCAAAACGTCGGAGAATCCTCGCCACTGTGAACCGATGGGCACGATCAGCGTGCTTTCGCCAGCAGGTTCTCTCTGCCTACGGCAACAGATGCTCAGTTACGCGGATGCAGCTGCGTCTTGTCGATGCTGCCCACATCATGCCGGTTGAGGTAGAAGGGACAGCGGACGAGGTGCGCAACGGTATTGCTCTATCACCGACCTACCATCGGGCGTTTGATGGCGGCCTCATATACCTCGATGACCAGTATGTTATGAGAATCAATTCGGAACGGGAATTGCAGCTTGTGACACTTGATCTTAGCGGTGGAGTCGATGACTTTAGGCACTACCTTGACAAGCGAATTCACCTGCCCCCAGACAGGAGGCAATGGCCTGACATCAACATGATCCGAAAGGCTAACAAGTACCGACGTATTTGTAGGTAA